The genomic window GCCGTGGTCGGCGCCGCGCCGTGCCAGTGCTTCTCGCCAGGCGGAAACCACACGACGTCGCCAGGACGAATCTCTTCGATGGCGCCGCCCCATCGCTGGGCTCGCCCGCACCCGGCGGTCACGATCAGCATCTGACCCAACGGATGTGTGTGCCACGCTGTTCTCGCGCCGGTTTCAAACGTCACCGCCGCACTCGCGGCGCGTCCTGGCGGCGCCGCCTGGAACAGCGGATCGATCCGTACTGTCCCGGTAAACCAGTCAGTCGGTCCCTTGCCGGATGGCTGCGTACCCGCGCGTTTTATGTCCATGTCGTTCGACCTCCGATTTCGTTGATCCTCGCCGCTCACTTCACCGTGAACACGGCCGGCCGGCTCCTCGTCTGTCCCGACGCGTTCACCAGCGTTACGGTGTGGGTGCCGGCGTTGGCGGCGTGGACGGAGGCGAAGGAGAGCGCCGCCGCGGTGGCCGGCGGCAGCGCGAGGTCGTGGGTGTCGACGAGCCTGACGGTCGCCGCATCATAGATCCGAATCGCTCCGGCACTGCCGCGCGCCGGGGACTCCGTATACGTGATCACCAGGTGCCTGTCTGGATTGACGCCCGCCGCACCGTCGGCCGGGAAGAACTAAGCGCCCTGCGCGTGCGCCGGTATCGGCAGCGCCAGCGTGACGAGGAGCAGCGAGACTCGACTCATCGGTTTGCGGCGTATTGTGCCCGAATGGCGTCCGGATTGCAGCGTCGTAACGTGGAGGAAATACGCATGGCCAAGTACGGCAAGGCAGCAGGCAAGCGCGTCAAGTCCGCGATGCACCGGAAGAAGAAGGGAACGCTGAAGAGCGGATCCGGTCGGAAAGTCACGAGCCGCAAGCAGGCAATCGCAATCGGTCTCAGCGAGGCGCGGGAAAAGGGCGCGAAGGTGCCGCGCCGGAGCAGCAAGAAGCGCTAGCGGTCCGAGTCGGACGCGAAGGCCGCCGCGACCAGGCCAGCCGTTCCGCGATCGCGACGGCAGGCCCGGGATTCCATGTTGTGACCCCTTTCGGCTCTACCCTTGACACCATTTACCCGACAATGTAAGCATTAGGTGTGACCGACCTGTCGAATCTTGGCGA from Vicinamibacterales bacterium includes these protein-coding regions:
- a CDS encoding cupin domain-containing protein; amino-acid sequence: MDIKRAGTQPSGKGPTDWFTGTVRIDPLFQAAPPGRAASAAVTFETGARTAWHTHPLGQMLIVTAGCGRAQRWGGAIEEIRPGDVVWFPPGEKHWHGAAPTTAMTHMAIQEQLDGKMVEWMEKVSDEQYNSATSAG
- a CDS encoding DUF6496 domain-containing protein, translated to MPVWIDARRTVGREELSALRVRRYRQRQRDEEQRDSTHRFAAYCARMASGLQRRNVEEIRMAKYGKAAGKRVKSAMHRKKKGTLKSGSGRKVTSRKQAIAIGLSEAREKGAKVPRRSSKKR